From the Paenibacillus sp. MMS20-IR301 genome, the window CCGCTGAAGGCGCATTACATAAAATCGTCTCACCGATGGTCGGGACCTTCTATAGTGCCGCTTCACCGGAAACCCCGTCTTTTGTCAATGTAGGGGACCGGGTCAACGAGAAATCAACGGTCTGCATCATCGAAGCGATGAAGCTGATGAATGAACTGGAAGCAGAAGTGAAAGGCGAAATTGTCTCCGTCCTGGCCGAGAACGGCCAACTGGTAGAATACGGCCAGCCGCTGTTCCTGGTGAGAGCGGAATAGTTGCCGCTACAATCATGAGGAGCTTGAAGCTTCGCTAAACTTTGGGAGGAAACGCATGAACATTCAAAAAGTGTTGATTGCCAACCGCGGTGAGATTGCGGTCCGCATTATCAGGGCTTGCCGTGAACTGGGCATTTCCACCGTTGCAGTCTATTCGGAGCCGGACCGGGACTCCCTGCATGTCCGTCTGGCTGATGAGGCTTACTGTATCGGTCCGGTGCTGTCCAAGGACAGCTACCTGAACTTTACAAATATTATGAGCGTAGCTACGCTCACTGACTGCGATGCGATTCATCCGGGCTACGGATTCCTGGCTGAGAATGCGGATTTCGCAGAAATCTGCGAGTCCTGCAATATCACCTTTATCGGCCCTTCCCCGGATGCCATCACGCGGATGGGTGACAAGGCCGTAGCGAAAGAAACGATGAAGCTGGCCGGTGTTCCGATTATTCCCGGGTCTGACGGTCTGGTCGGTGATATAGAGGAAGCAGTGATGTTGGGCCGTGATATCGGCTATCCGATCATCGTCAAGGCTACGGCAGGCGGCGGGGGAAAGGGCATCCGCATCGCCGAGGATGAAGAGTCGCTGGTGAAGCAGATTACCGCTGCGCAGCAGGAGGCGCAGAAGGCTTTTGGCAATGCCGGGGTATACTTAGAGAAATTCCTCACCGGCATGAAGCATGTGGAAATTCAGATTATCGCTGATAACCACGGCAATGTCGTCCATCTGGGCGAACGGGACTGCTCTGTGCAGCGCCGCCGCCAGAAGCTGATTGAAGAAGCGCCTTGTTCTGTGCTGACATCTGAGATCCGCGAGGCCATGGGCCAGGCGGCAGTACGGGCTGCACAGGCGGTTAATTATTCCGGGGCAGGCACGCTGGAATTCCTGCTGGGACCTGACGGGCAGTTCTACTTCATGGAGATGAACACCCGTATCCAGGTAGAGCATCCGGTAACGGAAATGGTTACCGGCGTGGATCTGATCAAGGAAATG encodes:
- the accC gene encoding acetyl-CoA carboxylase biotin carboxylase subunit, producing MNIQKVLIANRGEIAVRIIRACRELGISTVAVYSEPDRDSLHVRLADEAYCIGPVLSKDSYLNFTNIMSVATLTDCDAIHPGYGFLAENADFAEICESCNITFIGPSPDAITRMGDKAVAKETMKLAGVPIIPGSDGLVGDIEEAVMLGRDIGYPIIVKATAGGGGKGIRIAEDEESLVKQITAAQQEAQKAFGNAGVYLEKFLTGMKHVEIQIIADNHGNVVHLGERDCSVQRRRQKLIEEAPCSVLTSEIREAMGQAAVRAAQAVNYSGAGTLEFLLGPDGQFYFMEMNTRIQVEHPVTEMVTGVDLIKEMISVAEGNPLSFTQEDVVINGWSIECRINAEDPERNFMPSPGKIGFYLPPGGLGVRVDSAAYPGYSISPFYDSMIAKLIVWAPTRLEAVAKMKRALAEFAVEGIHTTIPFHQKLLTHPVFLDGNFDIKFLEEYEI